The Tripterygium wilfordii isolate XIE 37 chromosome 5, ASM1340144v1, whole genome shotgun sequence genome window below encodes:
- the LOC119998550 gene encoding uncharacterized protein LOC119998550: MVRSRRNVATTSETSRRVTDPNDPDREQGDHPRQEEVEHQGDATDRTNRHNWEAGPSQVPCTQEQFQQLSHQGFKSMMECQGANALIMCKIFPSTLFGPARTWFNQLPRHSITSFGDLSEKLALHFFAARRTSKTSLDLMNLDHEPGESLRSFLARFNRACLEIPYVQVEVAISALVRTVTDEAYVRSLTKKRQKSMGELYARGDKFMQSEDMMKISHSLHNILLEVSHMDILKWPKKMRAPTEKRTSDKYCLFHKDHGHDTEECRHLKDEIEGLIRRGYLKQFTSDREEKRRRTKGDDKDDDRRRQRRRDRSPRHQRETARTIGVIVGGLATGGESSSARRAYARINEDPHDDALVVEAVIANFTVKKVLVDNGSAADILLYHAFREMKISEDKLKIFLVPLYGFAGESIIPNGVISLPVTLGTYPRTIMHMIDLLVVDVQSPYNAIIGRPLLHKVRAVVSTYHLRMKFPASNGVGEVKRDQRLA; the protein is encoded by the exons atggtcagatcGAGAAGGAACGTCGCTactacttcagaaacaagccgtcGAGTTACTGACCCTAATGATCCCGATAGGGAACAAGGTGATCACCCCCGTCAGGAGGAGGTAGAACACCAGGGGGATGCTACTGACCGAACCAACCGGCATAACTGGGAAGCCGGACCGTCCcaagtaccttgcactcaggaacaGTTCCAACAACTCTCTCATCAG ggtttcaaatcaatgatggagtgtcaGGGGGCAAATGCCCTCATAATGTGTAAGATcttcccatcaacccttttcGGGCCAGCAAGAACATGGTTCAATCAATTACCAAGACATAGTATAACCAGTTTTGGGGACTTGTCCGAGAAACTTGCCCTTCACTTCTTCGCCGCACGAAGGACATCAAAGACAAGTTTAGACCTGATGAATCTAGACCATGAGCcaggagaatcacttcgatcatttcttgctAGGTTCAACAGAGCATGCTTGGAGATCCCATATGTCCAAGTAGAGGTAGCTATTTCGGCCCTAGTAAGAACAGTAACGGATGAAGCATATGTACGTTCATTGACGAAGAAGCGCCAGAAGAGCatgggagaactctacgctAGGGGGGATAAATTCATGCAGTCTgaggacatgatgaaaatttccca ttcattgcataatatcctcCTTGAAGTAAGCCATATGGATATAttgaagtggcctaagaaaatgagggccccgACCGAAAAGCGTACTTCGGATAAGTACTGTCTGTTCCATAAGGATCATGGCcatgacactgaagaatgtaggcatctcaaggatgagattgaaggtCTCATTAGGAGAGGCTACCTAaagcagttcacttcagatagagaagaaaagaggagaagaaccAAGGGTGACGATAAGGATGACGACCgaagaagacaaagaagaagggataggtctcctcgtcaccaaagggAGACTGCTAGAACAATTGGAGTAATTGTAGGAGGTTTAGCTACAGGAGGAGAAAGCTCTTCAGCAAGAAGGGCTTATGCTCGAATTaatgaa gatccacatgatgatgccctagtaGTAGAAGCAGTCATCGCCAACTTCACAGTGAAAAAGGTCCTGGTAGATAATGGTAGTGCGGCAGATATTTTACTTTATCATGCCTTCAGAGAAATGAAGATCTCAGAAGATAAATTGaagatttttttggttcctCTATATGGATTCGCTGGGGAATCCATAATACCCAATGGAGTCATATCCTTACCAGTTACTCTAGGAACATACCCAAGAACAattatgcatatgatcgatcttcttgtGGTAGATGTTCAATCTCCCTATAACGCCATCATTGGCAGGCCATTGTTGCACAAGGTTCGGGCAGTGGTCTCCACTTATCACCTCAGAATGAAGTTCCCAGCTTctaatggggtaggagaagtgaAGAGGGACCAGAGATTAGCTTGA